From a single Eleginops maclovinus isolate JMC-PN-2008 ecotype Puerto Natales chromosome 20, JC_Emac_rtc_rv5, whole genome shotgun sequence genomic region:
- the isy1 gene encoding pre-mRNA-splicing factor ISY1 homolog, with amino-acid sequence MARNAEKAMTALARFRQAQLEEGKVKERRPFLASECSELPKAEKWRRQIISEISKKVAQIQNAGLGEFKIRDLNDEINKLLREKGHWEVRIKELGGPDYARVGPRMLDHEGKEVPGNRGYKYFGAARDLPGVRELFEKEPAPALRKSRAELMKEVDAEYYGYRDEDDGVLLPLEAQYEKQAVQEAVQKWKKEKESRLSGDKQPEEEEEEESIYSAHKEEPEDEESREDLEGEEGGVTFMAHVPVPSQKEVEEALVRRKKMELLQRYASETLQAQSQTARTLLGL; translated from the exons ATG GCAAGAAACGCAGAGAAGGCCAT gACGGCTCTGGCTCGGTTCAGACAGGCTCAGCTGGAGGAGGGCAAAGTGAAG gagaggagaccGTTCCTGGCGTCGGAGTGCAGTGAGCTTCCTAAAGCTGAGAAGTGGAGACGTCAG atcatCAGTGAGATCTCTAAGAAAGTGGCTCAGATCCAGAATG ctggtCTCGGGGAGTTTAAGATCCGGGATTTGAACGATGAGATCAACAAGCTGCTGAGAGAGAAAGGTCACTGGGAGGTCCGGATCAAAGAACTGGGAGGCCCGGACTATGCA CGAGTCGGTCCCAGGATGTTGGATCACGAGGGGAAGGAGGTTCCAGGAAATCGAGGATATAAATACTTCGGAGCAGCCCGAGACCTGCCCGGAGTCAGAGAGCTGTTCGAGAAGGAGC CTGCCCCGGCGCTGAGGAAGTCGAGGGCGGAGCTGATGAAGGAGGTGGACGCCGAGTATTACGGCTACAGGGACGAAGACGACGGAGTGCTGCTGCCTCTGGAGGCGCAGTACGAGAAGCAAG ctgtGCAGGAGGCGGTGCAGAagtggaagaaggagaaggaatcCCGTCTGTCAGGAGACAAACAgccggaggaagaggaggaagaggagagcatCTACAGCGCTCACAAAGAGGAG cctGAAGATGAGGAGAGCCGGGAAGAcctggaaggagaggaggggggggtcaCTTTCATGGCACACGTTCCTGTTCCGTCCCAGAAagag gtagAGGAGGCTCTGgtcaggaggaagaagatggagTTGTTGCAGCGTTACGCCAGCGAGACGCTTCAGGCTCAGAGTCAGACAGCCAGGACGCTGCTGGGCCTGTGA
- the zgc:77375 gene encoding haloacid dehalogenase-like hydrolase domain-containing 5 — MWSRSILQTFRSSSRQAGVLFDVDGVLLRGPSVIPAARRAFRKLLDRNNNFLFPVVFVTNAGSCQRHTKAQQLSHLLGVQVSPEQVVLSHSPLQTLGDFHDKCVLVSGQGPVTDIAKTLGFRKVLSVQQLRDQHPLLDMVDHNRRPDLSLSPLKTFPKIEAIILFGEPIRWETNLQLLIDVLLTNGSPGRAYDVPLLAQLPVLACNVDLTWMAEAPSPRFGHGVFLLCLESVYRKLTGRELQYEALLGKPNLLTYQYAEKLLRLQNHNHKISTIYAIGDNLMTDIYGANLYNRYLGEQHAAMTTQTKLVAQGAGSHVTEEAPVSAECRSILVCTGVYNPHSPLPGDSSSVFTETLVQGHGDLQLDQHLVKPHHLVEDVEAAVDLLLQRESI, encoded by the exons atgTGGAGTCGAAGCATCCTGCAGACGTTCAGATCCAGCAGCAgacag GCGGGTGTCCTCTTCGATGTGGATGGCGTCCTGCTCCGCGGTCCCTCCGTCATTCCTGCAGCACGGAGAGCTTTCCGGAAGCTTCTGGACCGAAACaacaacttcctgtttcctgttgtctTCGTCACCAACGCAGGAAGCTGTCAGAGACACACCAAGGCCCAGCAGCTGTCTCACCTCCTGGGGGTCCAG GTGTCTCCGGAGCAGGTGGTTCTGTCCCACAGTCCTCTGCAGACGTTGGGTGATTTCCATGATAAATGTGTGCTGGTTTCGGGTCAGGGCCCGGTGACCGACATCGCCAAAAC TCTGGGCTTTCGGAAGGTTCTGAGTGTGCAGCAGCTCCGAGACCAGCACCCCCTGCTGGACATGGTGGACCACAACCGCAGACCCGACCTGTCT TTATCCCCTCTGAAGACGTTCCCCAAAATAGAAG CGATCATCCTGTTCGGAGAGCCAATCAGATGGGAGACAAACCTGCAGCTGCTGATTGACGTGCTCCTGACCAATGGGAGTCCAGGACGCGCGTATGACGTCCCGCTTCTAGCCCAGCTGCCCGTGCTCGCCTGTAACGTCGACCTGACGTGGATGGCCGAGGCGCCGTCACCAAG GTTTGGTCACGGGGTGTTCCTGCTCTGTCTGGAGTCCGTCTACAGGAAATTGACGGGGCGCGAGCTGCAGTACGAGGCGCTGCTGGGAAAACCCAACCTGCTGACCTACCAGTACGCAGAGAAACTGCTGAGACTGCAGAACCACAACCACAAGATCAGCACCATCTACGCCATCGG CGACAACCTGATGACGGATATCTACGGTGCTAACCTGTACAACCGTTACCTGGGTGAGCAGCACGCCGCCATGACGACCCAGACTAAGCTTGTGGCCCAGGGGGCGGGGAGTCATGTGACGGAGGAGGCGCCAGTGTCCGCTGAGTGTCGCTCCATACTG GTGTGCACGGGCGTCTACAACCCCCACTCCCCTCTGCCCGGCGACAGTAGCAGCGTGTTCACAGAGACGCTGGTTCAAGGCCACGGGGACCTGCAGCTGGACCAACACCTGGTGAAGCCGCATCACCTGGTGGAGGACGTGGAGGCGGCCGtggacctgctgctgcagcggGAGAGCATCTGA